The Malaclemys terrapin pileata isolate rMalTer1 chromosome 24, rMalTer1.hap1, whole genome shotgun sequence genome contains a region encoding:
- the TIMM13 gene encoding mitochondrial import inner membrane translocase subunit Tim13, with protein MEGGFGSEFGAAGGKLDPGLIMEQVKVQIAVANAQELLQRMTDKCFRKCIGKPGSSLDNSEQKCIAMCMDRYMDAWNTVSRAYNSRLQRERANM; from the exons ATGGAGGGCGGGTTCGGCTCCGAGTTCGGGGCCGCGGGGGGGAAGCTGGACCCGGGGCTCATCATGGAGCAGGTGAAGGTGCAGATCGCCGTGGCCAACGcgcaggagctgctgcag agGATGACCGACAAGTGTTTCCGGAAGTGCATCGGGAAGCCGGGGAGCTCGCTGGATAACTCGGAGCAG AAGTGTATTGCCATGTGTATGGACCGGTACATGGACGCCTGGAACACAGTCTCCCGAGCATACAACTCCCggctgcagagggagagagccaaCATGTGA